Proteins encoded by one window of Pelecanus crispus isolate bPelCri1 chromosome 8, bPelCri1.pri, whole genome shotgun sequence:
- the SAP30L gene encoding histone deacetylase complex subunit SAP30L isoform X1: MNGFSTEEDSRDGPPAAPFYGQSCCLIDDGDRCVRPAGNASFSKRIQKSISQKKLKLDIDKSVRHLYICDFHKNFIQSVRNKRKRKTSDDGGDSPEHETDVPEVDLFQLQVNTLRRYKRHYKLQTRPGLNKAQLAETVSRHFRNIPVNEKETLAYFIYMVKNNKSRLDQKSEGSKQLE, encoded by the exons ATGAATGGTTTCAGCACCGAGGAGGACAGCCGGGATgggcctcccgccgcccccttTTAcggccagagctgctgcctcatCGACGACGGGGACCGCTGCGTGCGCCCCGCCGGCAACGCGTCCTTCAGCAAGAGGATCCAGAAGAGCATCTCGCAGAAGAAGCTGAAGCTGGACATCGACAAAAGT GTGAGACATCTGTATATTTGTGATTTTCACAAGAACTTCATTCAAAGtgtcagaaacaaaagaaagaggaagacaagTGATGATGGAGGTGACTCTCCTGAGCATGAAACGGATGTCCCGGAG GTTGACTTGTTCCAGCTCCAAGTAAACACTCTGCGACGTTACAAGAGACATTATAAGTTGCAGACTAGGCCTGGACTCAACAAGGCTCAGCTAGCAGAG ACTGTCAGTCGTCACTTCAGGAATATTCCTGTGAATGAGAAAGAGACGCTTGCGTATTTCATCTATATGGTGAAGAACAACAAGAGCAGGCTCGACCAGAAATCAGAAGGTAGCAAGCAACTAGAATGA
- the SAP30L gene encoding histone deacetylase complex subunit SAP30L isoform X2, with protein MNGFSTEEDSRDGPPAAPFYGQSCCLIDDGDRCVRPAGNASFSKRIQKSISQKKLKLDIDKSVDLFQLQVNTLRRYKRHYKLQTRPGLNKAQLAETVSRHFRNIPVNEKETLAYFIYMVKNNKSRLDQKSEGSKQLE; from the exons ATGAATGGTTTCAGCACCGAGGAGGACAGCCGGGATgggcctcccgccgcccccttTTAcggccagagctgctgcctcatCGACGACGGGGACCGCTGCGTGCGCCCCGCCGGCAACGCGTCCTTCAGCAAGAGGATCCAGAAGAGCATCTCGCAGAAGAAGCTGAAGCTGGACATCGACAAAAGT GTTGACTTGTTCCAGCTCCAAGTAAACACTCTGCGACGTTACAAGAGACATTATAAGTTGCAGACTAGGCCTGGACTCAACAAGGCTCAGCTAGCAGAG ACTGTCAGTCGTCACTTCAGGAATATTCCTGTGAATGAGAAAGAGACGCTTGCGTATTTCATCTATATGGTGAAGAACAACAAGAGCAGGCTCGACCAGAAATCAGAAGGTAGCAAGCAACTAGAATGA
- the SAP30L gene encoding histone deacetylase complex subunit SAP30L isoform X3, with protein sequence MNGFSTEEDSRDGPPAAPFYGQSCCLIDDGDRCVRPAGNASFSKRIQKSISQKKLKLDIDKSLQVNTLRRYKRHYKLQTRPGLNKAQLAETVSRHFRNIPVNEKETLAYFIYMVKNNKSRLDQKSEGSKQLE encoded by the exons ATGAATGGTTTCAGCACCGAGGAGGACAGCCGGGATgggcctcccgccgcccccttTTAcggccagagctgctgcctcatCGACGACGGGGACCGCTGCGTGCGCCCCGCCGGCAACGCGTCCTTCAGCAAGAGGATCCAGAAGAGCATCTCGCAGAAGAAGCTGAAGCTGGACATCGACAAAAGT CTCCAAGTAAACACTCTGCGACGTTACAAGAGACATTATAAGTTGCAGACTAGGCCTGGACTCAACAAGGCTCAGCTAGCAGAG ACTGTCAGTCGTCACTTCAGGAATATTCCTGTGAATGAGAAAGAGACGCTTGCGTATTTCATCTATATGGTGAAGAACAACAAGAGCAGGCTCGACCAGAAATCAGAAGGTAGCAAGCAACTAGAATGA